From Phragmites australis chromosome 5, lpPhrAust1.1, whole genome shotgun sequence, a single genomic window includes:
- the LOC133919224 gene encoding B3 domain-containing protein Os02g0598200-like isoform X2: MSGVVPEFACRKRLRSCDNAKKNLKSDDDEDEVKNRMIPAAFFEKEKKKKRLNNANSEKNSKVSATLFGTERKKEKLNKINSKKKMMADDQEREESKVRNDHNMVKNRKVCTAFFEKEKKRKRLKNTNIENLQSDDNEKEVKMCNCDSKVKNGKVSATFFEKEKKKKILGSDNAKKKTNDKKRNTPLSFSKNKMQNNDSKKTAPIIYAVKEKNMRPSQSTEIKMRHNGKQKKRNVPSGISKEKKMQTLSDSNYQKRKRVEPHTLFKKEKWMQFDHTDKKTRTDKVKEKKICGDGKEKKRKEPFAFFKFICNNFEEFLLIPPMVTCKLENLTNHHVYLEDAEGKCSKIRLSVVDGYLAFHQGWNMFVSDHLIKWGAAVQLQTKKEQLKTVGSIVNSQRNNIPACANPVVAGNHGAIGLNPVGSEGTCAFVESVLTMPVEKSSSPDRISKCGSSRTEIDHNADGKGSTVQLETKMNQLKPVGGIVSSQSTNILVCANHVVASQSEHCFSKQKDRKSTDCVISVSLMPMKAEILELDDRSLLKINLQFCIPNTTRKWLELPKSLSNALRQRRQDQNVIMLKDPLKRLWPVLYHENSVFVGFTAGWKHFVAANNLQTGDLCELFKEPDDEEPVYSVQITKK; the protein is encoded by the exons ATGAGTGGTGTTGTCCCCGAGTTTGCATGCCGGAAGCGGCTGAGAAGCTGCGACAATGCCAAGAAGAACCTTAAGAGtgatgacgatgaggatgaggtGAAGAATAGGATGATACCGGCTGCGTTCtttgagaaggagaagaaaaagaaaaggctaaaCAATGCCAATAGTGAGAAGAATAGCAAGGTGTCCGCCACATTGTTTGGGACagagaggaaaaaggaaaagctgAACAAAATCAAcagcaagaagaagatgatggctGATGACCAGGAGAGGGAAGAGAGCAAGGTAAGGAATGACCACAATATGGTAAAGAACAGGAAGGTGTGCACTGCATTCtttgagaaggagaagaaaaggaaaaggctgAAGAATACCAACATTGAGAACCTGCAGAGTGATGACAATGAAAAGGAGGTGAAAATGTGTAATTGTGATAGTAAAGTGAAGAATGGGAAGGTATCGGCAACATTCtttgagaaggagaagaaaaagaaaattttgggcAGTGACAATGCCAAGAAGAAGACGAATGACAAGAAGAGGAACACACCACTCTCATTCAGTAAGAATAAAATGCAGAACAACGACAGCAAGAAGACTGCACCAATCATATATGCTGTTAAGGAGAAGAATATGAGGCCCAGTCAAAGTACGGAGATTAAGATGCGACACAATGGCAAGCAGAAGAAGAGGAATGTGCCATCTGGTATATCCAAAGAGAAGAAAATGCAGACATTAAGTGACTCTAACTATCAAAAAAGGAAGAGGGTAGAACCGCACACACTATTCAAGAAAGAGAAGTGGATGCAGTTTGATCATACTGATAAGAAGACCCGTACTGATAAGGTGAAGGAAAAGAAGATCTGTGGTGACGgcaaggaaaagaagaggaaggagccCTTCGCATTCTTCAAGTTCATATGCAACAATTTCGAGGAATTTCTG TTAATACCACCTATGGTCACATGCAAATTGGAGAATTTGACTAATCATCATGTATATCTTGAGGATGCAGAGGGAAAATGTTCAAAGATCAGGCTGTCGGTGGTGGATGGTTACCTTGCTTTTCATCAGGGATGGAATATGTTTGTTTCAGACCATTTGATTAAGTGGG GTGCTGCTGTTCAACTTCAAACAAAAAAGGAACAATTGAAAACCGTGGGAAGCATTGTAAATAGCCAAAGGAACAATATCCCTGCATGTGCAAACCCTGTTGTTGCGGGTAATCATGGTGCAATAGGGCTAAACCCAGTTGGGTCTGAAGGAACTTGTGCATTTGTTGAATCAGTGCTTACCATGCCCGTTGAGAAATCCTCGAGTCCTGACAGGATATCCAAATGTGGAAGTAGCAGGACAGAGATTGATCATAATGCCGATGGAAAAG GCTCTACTGTTCAACTTGAAACAAAGATGAATCAATTGAAGCCAGTGGGAGGCATTGTAAGTAGCCAAAGTACCAACATTCTTGTGTGTGCCAACCATGTAGTTGCAAGTCAATCAG AACATTGTTTCTCCAAACAGAAAGATAGAAAGTCTACTGATTGTGTGATCTCGGTGTCTTTGATGCCTATGAAGGCCGAAATTCTGGAGTTAGATGATCGTTCCTTACTAAAGATCAACTTGCAATTCTGCATTCCTAATACCACTCGGAAATGGCTt GAGCTACCAAAGTCGCTTTCCAATGCTCTTAGACAAAGAAGGCAAGATCAGAACGTTATAATGCTGAAGGATCCCTTGAAGAGATTATGGCCAGTTCTTTACCATGAGAACTCAGTATTTGTGGGCTTCACCGCAGGCTGGAAACATTTTGTTGCAGCAAACAACCTTCAGACAGGGGATCTCTGTGAGCTTTTTAAAGAGCCAGACGATGAAGAGCCAGTGTACTCTGTTCAGATCACAAAAAAATGA
- the LOC133919224 gene encoding B3 domain-containing protein Os02g0598200-like isoform X1, whose product MSGVVPEFACRKRLRSCDNAKKNLKSDDDEDEVKNRMIPAAFFEKEKKKKRLNNANSEKNSKVSATLFGTERKKEKLNKINSKKKMMADDQEREESKVRNDHNMVKNRKVCTAFFEKEKKRKRLKNTNIENLQSDDNEKEVKMCNCDSKVKNGKVSATFFEKEKKKKILGSDNAKKKTNDKKRNTPLSFSKNKMQNNDSKKTAPIIYAVKEKNMRPSQSTEIKMRHNGKQKKRNVPSGISKEKKMQTLSDSNYQKRKRVEPHTLFKKEKWMQFDHTDKKTRTDKVKEKKICGDGKEKKRKEPFAFFKFICNNFEEFLLIPPMVTCKLENLTNHHVYLEDAEGKCSKIRLSVVDGYLAFHQGWNMFVSDHLIKWGEFLLFEYTAKSTFSVRVFGKDSLERLHFNVERERKGVKEKHTWSNMSPDDLVSFDGNSEDIDDDHYLFGEYPRRKVPETHHVTVEGPKNVECGVGSGPEALDKKNGNLVNRQCKTKGISPLRSQEKTVILITDSEPSTHENENIMKLTASEADSDTHHVAFNTNEDPRILQSGVGNGPSVVLDDKKGPDAQRESKCTSPTCSKAKTRRSEITNAAPSTHENGKKVKHVLELHDSDEDLRTKQEINSIRLEPTTSMEKYYNNSKMNISQNICRKYEAHGGFLCLEKWRKGIVTSGRAALDGTGLIKPENPQKTDSQLVGDYDAIGLNPVDKCFWSEGTHACVQPIFTMPVKEPSSPDRVSICGHGGTEIDHSIDGKGAAVQLQTKKEQLKTVGSIVNSQRNNIPACANPVVAGNHGAIGLNPVGSEGTCAFVESVLTMPVEKSSSPDRISKCGSSRTEIDHNADGKGSTVQLETKMNQLKPVGGIVSSQSTNILVCANHVVASQSEHCFSKQKDRKSTDCVISVSLMPMKAEILELDDRSLLKINLQFCIPNTTRKWLELPKSLSNALRQRRQDQNVIMLKDPLKRLWPVLYHENSVFVGFTAGWKHFVAANNLQTGDLCELFKEPDDEEPVYSVQITKK is encoded by the exons ATGAGTGGTGTTGTCCCCGAGTTTGCATGCCGGAAGCGGCTGAGAAGCTGCGACAATGCCAAGAAGAACCTTAAGAGtgatgacgatgaggatgaggtGAAGAATAGGATGATACCGGCTGCGTTCtttgagaaggagaagaaaaagaaaaggctaaaCAATGCCAATAGTGAGAAGAATAGCAAGGTGTCCGCCACATTGTTTGGGACagagaggaaaaaggaaaagctgAACAAAATCAAcagcaagaagaagatgatggctGATGACCAGGAGAGGGAAGAGAGCAAGGTAAGGAATGACCACAATATGGTAAAGAACAGGAAGGTGTGCACTGCATTCtttgagaaggagaagaaaaggaaaaggctgAAGAATACCAACATTGAGAACCTGCAGAGTGATGACAATGAAAAGGAGGTGAAAATGTGTAATTGTGATAGTAAAGTGAAGAATGGGAAGGTATCGGCAACATTCtttgagaaggagaagaaaaagaaaattttgggcAGTGACAATGCCAAGAAGAAGACGAATGACAAGAAGAGGAACACACCACTCTCATTCAGTAAGAATAAAATGCAGAACAACGACAGCAAGAAGACTGCACCAATCATATATGCTGTTAAGGAGAAGAATATGAGGCCCAGTCAAAGTACGGAGATTAAGATGCGACACAATGGCAAGCAGAAGAAGAGGAATGTGCCATCTGGTATATCCAAAGAGAAGAAAATGCAGACATTAAGTGACTCTAACTATCAAAAAAGGAAGAGGGTAGAACCGCACACACTATTCAAGAAAGAGAAGTGGATGCAGTTTGATCATACTGATAAGAAGACCCGTACTGATAAGGTGAAGGAAAAGAAGATCTGTGGTGACGgcaaggaaaagaagaggaaggagccCTTCGCATTCTTCAAGTTCATATGCAACAATTTCGAGGAATTTCTG TTAATACCACCTATGGTCACATGCAAATTGGAGAATTTGACTAATCATCATGTATATCTTGAGGATGCAGAGGGAAAATGTTCAAAGATCAGGCTGTCGGTGGTGGATGGTTACCTTGCTTTTCATCAGGGATGGAATATGTTTGTTTCAGACCATTTGATTAAGTGGGGTGAGTTTCTGTTGTTCGAGTACACTGCCAAGTCAACATTTTCTGTGCGGGTTTTTGGTAAAGATTCTCTTGAAAGACTGCATTTCAAtgttgaaagagaaagaaaaggtgtTAAGGAGAAACATACATGGAGTAATATGTCACCTGATGATTTGGTCTCATTCGATGGGAACTCAGAAGACATAGATGATGACCACTATCTTTTTGGTGAATATCCTAGGAGAAAAGTGCCTGAAACACATCATGTGACTGTTGAAGGCCCTAAAAATGTTGAGTGTGGGGTTGGGTCTGGACCAGAGGCTCTAGATAAAAAGAATGGGAATTTGGTCAATCGACAATGCAAAACAAAGGGTATATCTCCACTGCGCAGCCAAGAAAAAACTGTAATTCTAATTACGGATTCAGAACCATCAACACATGAAAATGAGAATATAATGAAGCTAACAGCATCAGAGGCTGATTCCGATACACATCATGTGGCTTTTAATACCAACGAAGACCCTAGAATACTTCAGAGCGGGGTTGGGAATGGACCCTCAGTTGTACTAGATGACAAGAAGGGACCTGATGCACAGCGTGAAAGCAAGTGTACTTCACCGACATGCAGCAAAGCTAAAACAAGAAGATCTGAAATAACTAATGCAGCTCCTTCAACGCATgaaaatggtaaaaaagtgaaACATGTATTAGAATTACATGATTCAGATGAAGATTTAAGAACAAAACAAGAAATAAATTCCATTCGTTTAGAACCTACTACATCCATGGAGAAGTATTATAATAATAGCAAGATGAATATCAGTCAAAACATTTGCAGAAAATATGAAGCTCATGGAGGTTTTCTATGCTTGGAGAAGTGGAGGAAGGGTATTGTGACTAGTGGTCGAGCAGCTCTCGATGGCACTGGACTGATTAAACCTGAAAATCCACAAAAAACTGATAGTCAATTGGTAGGTGATTACGATGCAATTGGACTAAACCCTGTCGACAAGTGCTTTTGGTCTGAGGGCACTCATGCCTGTGTCCAACCAATATTCACCATGCCCGTCAAAGAACCCTCAAGTCCTGACAGGGTATCCATATGCGGACACGGCGGGACAGAGATCGACCATAGTATCGATGGAAAAG GTGCTGCTGTTCAACTTCAAACAAAAAAGGAACAATTGAAAACCGTGGGAAGCATTGTAAATAGCCAAAGGAACAATATCCCTGCATGTGCAAACCCTGTTGTTGCGGGTAATCATGGTGCAATAGGGCTAAACCCAGTTGGGTCTGAAGGAACTTGTGCATTTGTTGAATCAGTGCTTACCATGCCCGTTGAGAAATCCTCGAGTCCTGACAGGATATCCAAATGTGGAAGTAGCAGGACAGAGATTGATCATAATGCCGATGGAAAAG GCTCTACTGTTCAACTTGAAACAAAGATGAATCAATTGAAGCCAGTGGGAGGCATTGTAAGTAGCCAAAGTACCAACATTCTTGTGTGTGCCAACCATGTAGTTGCAAGTCAATCAG AACATTGTTTCTCCAAACAGAAAGATAGAAAGTCTACTGATTGTGTGATCTCGGTGTCTTTGATGCCTATGAAGGCCGAAATTCTGGAGTTAGATGATCGTTCCTTACTAAAGATCAACTTGCAATTCTGCATTCCTAATACCACTCGGAAATGGCTt GAGCTACCAAAGTCGCTTTCCAATGCTCTTAGACAAAGAAGGCAAGATCAGAACGTTATAATGCTGAAGGATCCCTTGAAGAGATTATGGCCAGTTCTTTACCATGAGAACTCAGTATTTGTGGGCTTCACCGCAGGCTGGAAACATTTTGTTGCAGCAAACAACCTTCAGACAGGGGATCTCTGTGAGCTTTTTAAAGAGCCAGACGATGAAGAGCCAGTGTACTCTGTTCAGATCACAAAAAAATGA